GGATAGGCGCAGGTAAGGTTGTCGTATcgtattaattttatttttactttgTATACGAGGAGTACGAGGAGTGTGAGCGAGATTGAACCGAtttgtctatctatctatacataTCTATATACATAGGTAAGTGGATAAGTAGATAAGTAGATAGGTAGGGAGGTAGGGAGGTAGGGAGGTAGGTATAAAGGTATAAAGGTAGGTAAATGCTTGAGATTATAGCATTCGAATGTTGTTGGAGTGGTGGAGCGGTGGATTGGTGGATTGGGGAAGTTTAGCTTTGTTTTTTAAGGATTCGTTTTcgaaggggggggggggggggggctgGTGGACATATAGAGGtgtggagggagaggagggagaggagggagaggagttCTGTTATTTGTGTGTTTTATgatttctgtttctgtttgtCTTTGTGTTTGTCTTTGTATTTGGAGTCGGCAGGTGagtgggtaggtaggtgggtgaGTGAGGGGTTTTGGCAGTGCATACATATGTGCTTACTTACTTATTATATTGCATGCATTCGAGGAATCAAGGATTGATTTTCCCGGTGGTGAGGTTAGccggatgggatgggatgagatgcgatgttatgttatgttatgatatgatgtgatatgatgtgagGGGCCAAGTGAGATGGATGGGCAAGGAATATATTTTGGGCATTTATAGAGCTGGCTCATGAAATCATATCACGTCTCGGTTCGTACTTCATATTTCTCCTCGCTATCACGAATGCGACGGGGCTTTAATCTAGCTACCTAAGTACCtacatctctctctttcattGCCCATTCTCCTTCGCCTCCCACCGATATAACTTCTCCCCCGTGATCCATTTCCCCACCGATGTTCCTACGACTCCCTTCAATCCCTCTTTAATCTTCTTATTTTCCtgctttccctttcccctaAATTTCGAACTTCCCTGTCCTCTCCGGTGCGGATCCGGTGCGCTGTATTGTTTAACCATCGATCTAACTTTGGTGGAGctgatttcttttccttcgaGTCCTGAAGCCATATAGATCTTCTTATCTTCTATCCATTCCTTTTTTCCTCCTAGGCTGGGTAGTTCATGCTGCATTTTCGATAGGTATGCATCTTGGTCTTCTTTTGTACAGTCTTTGTCGATGCGGTAAGTTACGCGAAGTTTATGGTTTGAGAGGAAtgggatgagaggagagagatcaTGAGTAGGTGGATAGTATTTAGGATTGAGGACGCGGATTAGAGTATCGTAGCCGGTGCAATGGATGTGTGTCGTTGAAGGCGGGTAGAGAGAGGAGGCTTCGATGGCAGCGGATTTGTCGTGGAAATAGGGGAGAGAGGTTAAACCTATATCTACATTGATTTTAGGCCTCGAGTTGGGATTATCGGGAGGTAGGGGTTCAGATGAAGGAGGTTGAGGAAGggaagatttggatttcgTTCCACCTATTGGCTCCGGTTCGGAATTGGAATCGATTTCTAAGGATTCGGCGTCCGAAGATTCGGATTCATTCACCTCGGATGATTTTCCATTCAAACGATCaagcttctctttcttgtAATGATAAGCCGAATGAGGATAATACCAATTCGTCAATAAATCATTCGCAAAACACTCCATTCCCACCAATCTCTCCTCTAAACTCGCGCCGGTAATCTTTTTATCGGCATTTTGGGTACTGAGTAAGATTAATAACCTCGCATTTGTGTGAGCTGATTCAGAGGAAGAGTAGTGGTCGTTTAAAGCGGAGAGACAAATATGTGCGTGTGCAAGGGTAGGCGGGTTGAAGGAGGAATCGAGTATGTAGAGGGTTTGCGGAGTGTTGGGATTAGAGGGAGATTGATGATCTCGGCTTGGGTTCTTTGGATGTCCTAAAGGTTCGTTTGAGGCGGTGCTAGTAGCAGTGGGAGGAAAGTAAAGAGGCCCGCGATAGGCATCGTATGCGTCGAAGGTTGCGGAAGTGAGGTTTTTGGGTGTGGGAGGGATGGGGGGTAGTGGTGTGGGCGGAGATAGGGTACGCAGGATGCGAAAGGTAGAGGGGGAGGAGATAAAGGAGGAGAGATTGCTAGTGTAGAATGCAACGCGAGAGGGTGAAGGTGTCATTTCTAGTTGTGCATCTGAGGGAGAGGGTAAAGACATGAATGAAGTTTTAGTTGTTGTCGTCGGATGCAATGAACAAAAGCGATGTTATCGTTATCGCGAGCTCTAGCAATGACAAGGCTGACATTTGCACAATCAGCTATCTGAGACACGTATATCATTGGCTATTGCTGCAAGGCTGACAAACGCGCAATCATCATACGGTGTGAGTTGCACAGAGAGCGCAGAAAAGTGGTGACATCATTAAAGCATTGCTTCACTCCAACGACAATTTACTCACTTCGAATACTTCCCTTATACAATAGTCTGGACTAAGTAATTGTCAAGATGGTCCTTGTAGAGAATTGGATGCCTCCCTCAAGGGAAAACTGggaattgattgtttgggGATTTCAATGGTTTCCATTGGTTTGTAGTCTTTTCCCTTTCAGATTgttatctctctctctctctctctctctctctgtccaGGACTTacatctcttctccctctttcaTCCAATGACCCATGCTCACTTACAACCTATAGGTAACAATCATTCAATGGGTCCAACCATGGTACGGTGCAGGCAAGACCTCATCAAATAGTCGATTCAACCTTCCAGGAAAACTGGCTTGGATCACGATGGAATTGCCTGGGCTGATGACTATGCTGTACATTATGTATACGTTGCCTAAGGAGGTGGGGTTGAATGCCTTACCGTGGGAGAATAAGCTGATGGCGGGGCTTTATGTgagtttctttccttttttgagAGGGTTACAGAAGTGTCAGGAGGAGTGAGCTGGCAGAGGGTAGTTCTAGGTCTGTCGATCAAGTGACCGCAGCTTAGTGGGGACGAGAGGGCTAGAAAGGGAGAGTTTTGCGGAGGATGAGCCAATGTGTCAATTCAATTAGTGGAATCGAAAGAACTCCTCTGTGGAAGTGAGACTACATGTTGAACTAGTGACGGAATAAATGTCGGCGCGAGCCTGAAAGAAGCAAACTGATGAGGGCTATGCTAACGATATGTCAAAATAATCAGACCATACATTACATCAATCGTGCTCTCATTGGTCCTCTCATGTCTCCTTCTATGTCGCCTATACACTTTATAGTTTGGCTTGCGGCGATTGCCTTTCAAGTCACAAATGCTACATCACTGGGATGCTATTTTGCTGGTTATGGGCCTGTTACAAGAACTGATTGGTAATCTCTTCCTTTGTCCCCTCCACTCCCACATGGCCTTATCATGGACAGATATATGTCATAAGTGCAGCATACGAGTGACACAAAGCTTCTTTAGCGGCGCTGATTATTCCATCTATAGGAAACCTATATCAGGGAATCCATATGTAAATGGGGCACGGATCGAATTAGGCATGATGATATTCTTTCTTGGTCTTGTAAGCAATATATTTCATGACGATGAACTACGTGAAATCAGACGCGCGGCACTTCGAAAACAAGCAGCACAGAATGATCCTTCAACTGGAAAAAACAAGGGCAGTGGCAAAGTCGACAAAGTTTACATGCTTCCTCAGAATGGTCTCTTCaactatattctatatcCTCATTATTTCTGTGAGTGGATCGAATGGGCTGGATTTTTTATAATGGCTGGAAGTGGTTGCGTGCCTGCAAGAAATTTTCTTATCAATGAGGTGGCCACGATGTTACCAAGAGCTTTACAAGGAAAAGCTTGGTATGTGAAGAGGTTTGGTAGAGAGAAGGTTGGGGCAAGAAAGGCGATAATACCGGGGATTTTGTGAGTCACGGAAGAAAGATTGGCGGTGAGGATCGTTCATGAACAGTAAAAGTTCTCTTGGTTTTCTAGACAGGTTCGAGAAAAGTTCTAGATGGGATACATTTTAATCCCTAATTCTATTTTGATACTTTCTTAGAGTGGTGCATAGGGCAGAGACGGAAATGGAAGGATACACAGAAACTAGAAATGAGTCTCGTTGATCAGAACGAGAATAGAAACtaggaaaagagaattgaccaaggaaaagaaagactaAAAGTACGAGAAGCATAAGAACATACATTAAGCTATATCATCAGAATGATATACCTCGAGATATCCCCTGATCATGGGAAGACATTGGCCAATGAAGGATGATTATGTTTAAGCGAGAATTCGAAACTCCACCTAGAGAGTCAGTTCTCCCgacatcttcaattgatgCATCACGACTCATTTTCAGCTCGTGGCCACTTACTTGCACAGAAAGAATTGCAATCTCCGTTCGAATAATTCTAAACCTCGATagcaaatttcaaaaagtgGCCAGAGGGTTCTCAATCATTATATGTTATTTCATCTTCGTATCAACGCATGAATTGAACTCGAAGGCATTGAATTGAGTCCATCTTaactttccaattccaatttaaGCAGAACATTCTGCACAGACTTTCAAACGACGGTTTGTATccgatttctttctcaatgtCATATCCTTCTCATTCTAGTCAAGATCGATCGATTTGATACCAACCATTCGAATTCTCTTTCGAGCATTTCCCTTGCAATTTGTTCTACGGTTCTTCTACGGATGTTCGTCGTTGAATTCCGAAGTTTTGAAGACTGCAAAAATTCAAGTTGTCCACGTGATGACAAGGTCCATCCATGTGTTCATGCGTTCCCCTACAATTCATCTCAAGTATATTCACAAGTTAAACCACTTTTTTCCTGCCGTTTCAATATGGCTCAACGGGCTTTATACTATGAACTCTATGGAGAGTCCGGAGGATCTACGTCATTACGGCAGATGCGCGATGATTTTCCATGATTTCCGAAATCATCCTGAAGGGTCCACGTTATCATGCATTGATGCACACATGGGCTTTCCTGTCAAGTTTTAACTTCTTCATTTGGCGAGCCAGCCACTTGGGATCCATCGTTTAGTATGATGGTTCTTCTTTGACATAgttatttgcttttttcaatcACCGTGTTCAGCAACAACCTTGGCTGTGGGCCTTAGTAGAGATACCTTCGTACGCAGGTGGCTAGATTGATAGATACtgcaaggaaaagaagaaattatgTTTTCAGGGTTCAAGGAGATCAAGATTCGATATACTTTTACACGATGGTGGTTGGAATTGGGGAAAGTGGTTGGTGAAACGAGAATATATATCTCTTCAGGTCATCCGTTGAAGTGATTTTCTCTCAGCATACTTTACaactcaatcatcaatcgtAATACATCAACATCATACACACCCcttatactttatatattatttattgcCACACAAACCCATCATTACGGCTAAGCCACTGAAGAAACGTCCCTTCTACATCCTACCCTATCACGATTTCCCTTCACCCCACTTAGACATTGACACTGAGAGTCTCAAGTTAACAATGTCAGGAGAAGGCACAGACCTTCCAACATTCCAAAGCAGTAGGACTGCGGATGGAGATGTTATAAACCGTCCTGGTTCTTCACAACAACAATTGGTACCAATTGCACATACTATATCGTCCCCTTCTAAGGCATATCAAAAGGATACGGCAATGTGGTCGCCTCCCCTTTCATCACATCCAATCATGTCACCACCAGACCTCACTCCACAACACCCTGTCTTCTCCACTGAAGATCTTACAAGACCAGCTGCAGGTCTGAGAAGAAGACCATCAGTACCTCCACCAAGAAGATATTCCAATGGCGATTACGACCCCAAGCTTAGCTTCACATCCGATACAGGGAGAGCTCTTCGTGCTCGAGAAGACCTCTACTATAGCGATCGGGAGAGAGAGAACTCAATGTCATCCCGCACACGTGCTCGTGATGATCACCCTCATCCTGATTATCACGAACGTTCCCGTCCTCCACGTACATATCGCAATGTTGTAGGATGGGAAAGTGGTCCACAGAAATCATACTTTGATGATTCTTCGAGAAGTGATCTTGGCAAAGATCGAGACTTAGAAAAGGGGATGAGAGAAGCAGGTGCTGCACCTGAGTGGGCTAGTGGTGAGAAGGTTAGAAGAAAGAGTACAGATGAGAGTATCGATGGGTATAACTATGAATCGCATAAACGGAATGGAACGAAAGGAAcgattgatttgaataatttgacGCCAGAAGAAAGAGCTATGGTTCTGAGGTTACCATGGACACAATGGATGAACAGCAATTTCAAGAATCGTAAGTCTTTTCATCCTCTTTTCCGTAGTGCACATACTAATCATGGACAGACTTCGTCGCAACAATCGGTGAATTCGTCGGCACAACtatgtttctcttctttgcttttgctgGTACTCAAGTAGCCAATATCGACAGTAACACAGTAAACACTACCACAGGTGCCGCGACAGGTTTCAACATCGCAGTTCAGCTTTACATTGCAGTTATCTTCGGTTTCTCTCTCATGGTCAACGTATGGATTTTCTTCCGTATTTCTGGTGGTCTCTTCAACCCCGCCGTTACCCTCGGTATGGTACTTGTCGGTGCTATCCCTATTCCCCGCGCTGCCTGTCTATTCTTCGCCCAGATCCTCGGTGGCATAGCTGCTAGTGGAATGGTTCTCGGTCTCTTCCCTACTACATTCAATGTACGAACTACGCTCGGGGCTTCGACATCTACTGTACAAGGTGTGTTTATCGAGGCGATTCTGACAGCTGAGTTGGTATTTACCATCTTCATGTTGGCGAAGGAGAAACATAAGGCTACTTTCATTGCGCCAGTGGGTATTGGTTTGGCCTTGTTCATCGCCGAGATGGTGGGAGTCTATTATACTGGAGGAAGTTTGAACCCGGCGAGAAGCTTTGGTCCTTGTGTTGTTAGTGGATCTTTCGATAAGGAGCATTGGATTTATTGTAAGTTTCTTCTGCTACTCGACACACCTTCTGTTTTCCTtatcctttccttcccatgCATTCATATTCGACATCACTCATCTgccttcctctcttctctacCTATATCCAATCGCTCACCTCACCCCCTCTCGAAACCCAACTAACATTCTCTTTCAGGGATCGGACCAATAACCGGAACATTCATCGCAGTATTCTTCTACAAATTCATCAAGATGCTTGAATACGAAATGGCAAATCCAGGTCAAGACGGAGATGCAAAGAATGACCCCAcacaaaatgaaaagaagcGAGAACAAATCTTGGAAGAGAGAAACAGGAGGTACGAGAAGAGGAATGGAAGTTTGAGACCGGGAAGTCGGTTGAGTTAAACCGTAAAGggtgaaaagaagaagatgaggtaTGGTGAGGACTCCGAGGTTGCAGGGGAGGTaatgaggagtgaggagcTCGATTGGATGTTGTCTTGCCTTGTTCTTGCGTTGTCTGCCTTTGCGAATGTTTGCTGCCCTTATATACCGATTACCTGCTTGCTCGGCcgattgcttgcttgtttaTTTGCTTTCACTTTACACGGTACTTCATTTACTTTGGCCTGGCTTTATAGCCGGCGCGAGAAAAacaggagatggaggaattAATGAGTTATGACGTCGAAGATTACTTGTATTTTTATACCTAGCactttttttatagaaatttgCACCAATGAATGATAATGCCAATATGTATCTATAACATTGACTTTATATTACCTACTGTGCATTACGACTATTTGGATTCGGTACTCAATATTGTGATGTATGGGAAATTTACAACTATTCTACTTTGATTCATATCGGGCTTGATATATTCTCCCTCTTTTACATATCGATGGGAATTGCTATACCGAATCTAAACGGTCTCAAAGCCAAGGACAAAGAAATTAAGACCCCCAGAGGAATTCTCACAGAGATCAATTCAATCCTAATAAGTGAGAGTCTTTGAAATTACAGATCCCCCTAGGTATCAAGCACATATACTAAAGTAGCATAGCACAATCCATCTCCCCATCACGCAATTAATAAATAACGCataattttcaaatccaaaatgtAGATTCCAGCTTTCCCCTGGTGGAGCAATTCCTCCCCGGGATTTTCCGCTGTTTATTAGTGATTCGCAAAGAGGATAGTGGTGGTAAGATGGATGCCGCTCCTCTGTGCTGCGATTCTACGATTCGCCGTGTTTGTTCTTGTCGAGAGGGGTCGGTGATGCAGGGATTTATTAGGGCCAGGAATGAAGATGTCGAGTATGAAAGTGCAGTAGAGTGACAAGTGATGAGGATAGATGTTAGGTTTGTGAATTTAAGTTCCTT
Above is a genomic segment from Botrytis cinerea B05.10 chromosome 4, complete sequence containing:
- the Bcaqp6 gene encoding Bcaqp6, with protein sequence MSGEGTDLPTFQSSRTADGDVINRPGSSQQQLVPIAHTISSPSKAYQKDTAMWSPPLSSHPIMSPPDLTPQHPVFSTEDLTRPAAGLRRRPSVPPPRRYSNGDYDPKLSFTSDTGRALRAREDLYYSDRERENSMSSRTRARDDHPHPDYHERSRPPRTYRNVVGWESGPQKSYFDDSSRSDLGKDRDLEKGMREAGAAPEWASGEKVRRKSTDESIDGYNYESHKRNGTKGTIDLNNLTPEERAMVLRLPWTQWMNSNFKNHFVATIGEFVGTTMFLFFAFAGTQVANIDSNTVNTTTGAATGFNIAVQLYIAVIFGFSLMVNVWIFFRISGGLFNPAVTLGMVLVGAIPIPRAACLFFAQILGGIAASGMVLGLFPTTFNVRTTLGASTSTVQGVFIEAILTAELVFTIFMLAKEKHKATFIAPVGIGLALFIAEMVGVYYTGGSLNPARSFGPCVVSGSFDKEHWIYWIGPITGTFIAVFFYKFIKMLEYEMANPGQDGDAKNDPTQNEKKREQILEERNRRYEKRNGSLRPGSRLS
- the Bcpof1 gene encoding Bcpof1, producing the protein MSLPSPSDAQLEMTPSPSRVAFYTSNLSSFISSPSTFRILRTLSPPTPLPPIPPTPKNLTSATFDAYDAYRGPLYFPPTATSTASNEPLGHPKNPSRDHQSPSNPNTPQTLYILDSSFNPPTLAHAHICLSALNDHYSSSESAHTNARLLILLSTQNADKKITGASLEERLVGMECFANDLLTNWYYPHSAYHYKKEKLDRLNGKSSEVNESESSDAESLEIDSNSEPEPIGGTKSKSSLPQPPSSEPLPPDNPNSRPKINVDIGLTSLPYFHDKSAAIEASSLYPPSTTHIHCTGYDTLIRVLNPKYYPPTHDLSPLIPFLSNHKLRVTYRIDKDCTKEDQDAYLSKMQHELPSLGGKKEWIEDKKIYMASGLEGKEISSTKVRSMVKQYSAPDPHRRGQGSSKFRGKGKQENKKIKEGLKGVVGTSVGKWITGEKLYRWEAKENGQ